Proteins encoded together in one Anaerotignum propionicum DSM 1682 window:
- a CDS encoding TolC family protein: protein MKKIIGNPRGAVALALVVTLFGTTAYAAEVAPTTQTVATQGEQAIPVLTFEEALKKVKNNSKDLVNLQKQSDFLQETKEDIWDAVGTFSTPTYEYQKWVDSGVHQYTSAIYSTNSGMTKNKYQTQSVNLAMESTLKGTFSTIVETEETLKLMKETLAISKTIYEQGQTKNNLGMLSKFELNKLKATYDANKTKVYQLEKNLEQSYINLNNLMGESPDKQYTLDYNVEFEPYVLQGTIELYINAAMKNDMDILVAAQAVEDAKFNKNFVSENTLNTTNKENKLTYEVAQRAYKKAKEDKDIAIRNAYIQLQQSEANYNQLKADLEQAKATLKTAEVNYRIGNTTKLTLDQAQLAVTKEEFALKSFARSYDMQVFAFKNTSLISGGSAAGSGSAKTSGSASSDNDEGK from the coding sequence ATGAAAAAAATAATCGGGAACCCCAGAGGTGCTGTGGCACTGGCTCTGGTGGTAACTCTTTTTGGTACCACTGCATATGCCGCAGAAGTAGCCCCTACAACACAAACTGTTGCGACTCAAGGAGAACAAGCTATTCCTGTTTTAACTTTCGAGGAAGCATTGAAAAAGGTAAAAAACAATAGTAAAGACTTAGTTAATTTGCAGAAACAAAGTGATTTTCTTCAGGAAACCAAAGAGGATATCTGGGACGCAGTAGGTACTTTTTCTACGCCTACCTATGAATATCAGAAATGGGTGGATAGTGGGGTGCATCAGTATACTTCAGCTATTTATTCAACAAATAGTGGTATGACAAAAAATAAATATCAAACACAATCTGTTAACTTAGCTATGGAGTCAACTTTGAAAGGTACATTTTCCACGATTGTAGAGACTGAAGAGACTCTGAAATTAATGAAAGAAACCTTGGCGATTAGCAAAACCATTTATGAGCAAGGGCAAACTAAAAATAACTTGGGCATGCTTAGCAAATTTGAATTAAATAAACTCAAAGCAACCTATGATGCAAATAAAACAAAGGTTTATCAGTTGGAAAAGAACTTGGAACAAAGCTACATTAACTTGAATAATTTGATGGGTGAGTCACCTGATAAACAGTATACATTGGATTATAATGTAGAGTTCGAGCCTTATGTTCTGCAAGGTACGATTGAGTTATATATCAATGCTGCGATGAAAAACGACATGGATATTTTGGTGGCGGCACAGGCCGTTGAGGATGCTAAATTTAACAAAAATTTTGTATCAGAAAACACATTGAATACTACCAATAAAGAGAATAAGCTTACCTATGAAGTTGCACAAAGAGCATATAAAAAGGCAAAAGAAGATAAAGATATTGCTATCCGCAATGCATATATTCAATTGCAGCAATCAGAAGCAAATTATAATCAGTTAAAAGCTGATTTGGAACAGGCAAAGGCTACTTTAAAAACTGCTGAAGTAAATTATAGAATCGGAAATACAACAAAGCTTACATTGGATCAAGCTCAATTAGCAGTTACCAAAGAAGAGTTTGCTTTGAAGAGTTTTGCAAGAAGTTATGATATGCAAGTATTTGCATTCAAAAATACAAGCTTAATTTCAGGGGGAAGTGCAGCCGGTAGCGGAAGCGCGAAAACCAGTGGAAGTGCAAGTAGTGATAATGATGAAGGTAAATAA
- a CDS encoding spore germination protein, translating to MQISKNLSENMIAIKEAFRDCGDVVMREFVVGSGKSRIFMIYTDNIVDSHTIHDFIMTNLMSRYKECNESGLLDAFMDDIIAVGEVGKINEIQQALDAVLLGDTVLFMDGNAFALQVSTKGFPSRGVNQAQTEVVVLGPKDAFLEVMATNIVLIRRRIRDNRLKLKRKKIGTRSKTDVAMMYMEDLVRPKTLEIVEKQLDTMNLDAILDSGYVVQLLEKRWASPFPQLQMTERPDKAASALLEGRVVLVIDNTPVVVMLPVTLNVFFQAAEDYYDRWQIMSFIRAIRYVAAVVAISLPGLYIALSVYHPELIPTALAIKIAATRQNIPFSVVGEVIIMELAFELLREAGIRLPSPVSSTIGIVGGIIIGSAAVEAGIVSPTVVIISALTGICSFVIPNIALVSGLRLSKYVTIFLSAIFGLFGLWIALLLILAHLCSLSSYGIPFMYPFCSASVNDDIDWEDTILRLPLQKMKRRPIFTRPSARGRKGRS from the coding sequence ATGCAGATTTCAAAAAATCTGTCGGAAAATATGATTGCCATCAAGGAGGCCTTCCGCGACTGCGGTGACGTTGTAATGCGGGAGTTTGTTGTTGGCAGTGGAAAATCCAGAATATTTATGATTTACACAGATAATATTGTAGATAGCCACACAATACATGATTTCATTATGACCAATTTAATGAGTCGCTATAAGGAGTGTAATGAAAGCGGCTTGCTAGACGCATTTATGGATGATATTATTGCCGTAGGCGAAGTAGGCAAAATTAATGAGATTCAGCAGGCGTTGGACGCAGTTTTGTTGGGGGATACAGTACTTTTTATGGATGGAAATGCTTTTGCCCTTCAAGTTTCCACAAAAGGCTTTCCTTCCCGTGGTGTAAACCAAGCCCAGACGGAAGTGGTTGTGCTGGGGCCAAAGGATGCTTTTTTGGAGGTAATGGCAACAAATATCGTTTTAATTCGCCGTCGAATTCGGGATAATAGGCTTAAGCTAAAGCGAAAAAAAATCGGTACACGAAGCAAAACAGACGTTGCGATGATGTACATGGAGGATTTGGTGCGACCAAAAACTCTGGAGATTGTGGAAAAACAATTGGATACTATGAATTTAGACGCAATTTTGGATAGTGGTTATGTGGTACAACTTCTGGAGAAGCGTTGGGCATCGCCCTTTCCTCAATTACAGATGACAGAAAGACCTGATAAAGCTGCCTCGGCATTATTGGAGGGCAGGGTGGTATTGGTCATTGATAATACACCCGTTGTTGTGATGCTTCCTGTCACCCTAAATGTCTTTTTTCAGGCGGCAGAGGATTATTACGACCGCTGGCAGATTATGAGCTTTATTCGGGCCATACGCTATGTAGCGGCGGTGGTTGCCATCTCTCTACCGGGGCTTTATATTGCTTTATCGGTGTACCATCCGGAATTGATACCCACTGCCTTAGCAATAAAAATTGCGGCAACTAGGCAGAATATACCCTTTTCTGTAGTTGGGGAGGTAATTATTATGGAGTTGGCATTTGAGCTTTTGCGAGAGGCGGGCATTCGATTGCCTTCTCCTGTAAGTTCCACCATTGGTATTGTGGGCGGTATTATTATTGGGTCTGCAGCGGTAGAGGCGGGGATAGTCAGCCCCACGGTTGTGATTATTTCCGCCCTCACGGGGATTTGCTCTTTTGTAATTCCCAATATAGCTCTAGTTTCCGGATTGCGGCTCAGTAAGTATGTAACCATATTTTTATCGGCGATTTTTGGTTTATTTGGACTTTGGATTGCTTTGTTACTGATTTTGGCTCATTTATGCAGTCTGTCCTCCTACGGAATTCCATTTATGTATCCCTTTTGCTCAGCATCAGTCAATGATGACATAGATTGGGAGGATACCATCTTACGTTTGCCATTACAAAAAATGAAACGGAGGCCTATCTTCACAAGACCATCAGCCAGGGGGCGGAAAGGGAGATCATAA
- a CDS encoding GerAB/ArcD/ProY family transporter: MFAENYKISVRQLEILLLLYYFGTTVLFLPSDAAVVAGNACWIVTIIWGVLSSVLAVFLVYCGERHPSYTAVEWYKHSFGRVIGKALAFGLGGKLIFDAAMELRLFCDVVSSSMLPRTPQWLLIAVTLFLCCLAASYGVECTARVGEILFFLVFIPLIFVLIFVAISTGYNRILPIQFPDFKEMKESMPSFAPLLQGFIVFFFIFPSLEKRRHMKRRIWLTCMFATAVITVLVFLSLAVYGTEVLAEKLMPTLQMMERVSFSGIFLGRQDLFLIWLWMVTTFLYVSGTIFFGIELFNRLFRTKKITRNRWLILLVPLLFIVALLPQDMASAYWLRAGVAPWLSGIFFILLPFLMLLIDVIKGRGKHE; encoded by the coding sequence ATGTTTGCAGAAAATTATAAGATTTCAGTACGGCAGCTAGAGATATTGTTGCTGTTGTATTATTTTGGAACGACAGTTTTATTTCTGCCCAGTGATGCGGCGGTAGTGGCGGGAAACGCCTGCTGGATTGTTACAATTATATGGGGCGTTTTATCTTCGGTTTTAGCAGTATTTTTGGTATATTGCGGAGAAAGACATCCCTCATATACGGCGGTGGAGTGGTATAAACACTCCTTTGGACGGGTCATTGGTAAGGCTTTGGCCTTTGGGCTTGGAGGAAAGCTGATTTTTGACGCAGCAATGGAGTTGCGCTTGTTCTGTGACGTGGTATCTTCCTCTATGCTTCCAAGAACGCCCCAGTGGCTGCTAATTGCCGTAACACTATTTTTGTGCTGTTTGGCAGCCTCCTATGGGGTAGAATGCACCGCCAGGGTGGGTGAGATATTATTTTTCTTAGTATTTATTCCTCTTATATTTGTGTTGATTTTTGTGGCAATTTCAACAGGCTACAATCGTATATTACCCATACAATTTCCTGATTTCAAAGAAATGAAAGAAAGTATGCCATCCTTTGCCCCTTTGTTGCAAGGGTTTATCGTATTTTTTTTCATTTTTCCAAGCCTCGAAAAAAGGAGACATATGAAAAGGCGAATTTGGCTAACTTGTATGTTTGCCACAGCAGTGATAACCGTTTTGGTATTTCTATCTCTTGCAGTTTATGGAACAGAGGTTTTGGCTGAAAAGCTTATGCCTACCCTACAAATGATGGAAAGAGTAAGCTTTTCCGGCATCTTTTTAGGACGTCAGGATTTATTTCTAATCTGGCTATGGATGGTTACTACGTTTTTGTATGTGTCAGGGACGATATTCTTTGGCATCGAGCTTTTCAATCGATTATTTCGAACAAAAAAGATAACACGTAATCGTTGGCTTATTTTACTGGTACCGCTACTGTTTATTGTGGCGTTACTACCCCAAGATATGGCTAGTGCTTATTGGCTGAGGGCAGGTGTGGCACCTTGGCTGAGTGGTATTTTTTTCATACTTCTACCGTTTTTAATGCTTTTAATAGATGTAATCAAAGGGAGGGGTAAACATGAATAA
- a CDS encoding Ger(x)C family spore germination protein, whose product MNKWKWILITVLPLFITTGCWDKRDPEDREYMITMGVDKEEAGYTISFAPAKTEDREPEKMVCRGKTLADAIAFNDSRNSRKTELGQLKMIVFGKSILEDKIMLKSLLEELKRSQDISKKVTVLGTEATAEACIDAMLKQDDGTGLYLWEFFKNTAKEVGVTKGLDMDTFFTELKERKGSCVLPRIKPEEKGLYLGGGVALSDTKLLTFLDDKEEQGYLLLLGEAEGAVLDAQSDGKIIPLRIARSHVKYDFNIQQNGTTTCNIHLRLYGELLGNTNTDAFSEEGSKKMEKLFNEIIKSEVEKTLEVGKEYNTSEFLGLAVRLRRENPQYSGDFWKDVTITIEPEMKIRDTGRIR is encoded by the coding sequence ATGAATAAATGGAAGTGGATTCTAATTACAGTGTTGCCCCTTTTTATTACTACGGGCTGTTGGGATAAAAGAGACCCTGAGGATCGAGAATATATGATAACCATGGGGGTAGATAAGGAAGAAGCAGGATATACCATTTCCTTCGCACCTGCAAAGACGGAGGATCGAGAACCTGAAAAAATGGTATGCCGAGGAAAAACCTTAGCTGATGCCATTGCCTTTAATGACAGCCGAAACTCACGCAAAACAGAGTTGGGACAATTAAAAATGATTGTTTTTGGGAAAAGCATTTTAGAGGATAAAATAATGCTGAAATCTTTATTGGAGGAGCTAAAGCGCAGTCAAGATATTTCCAAAAAAGTGACGGTACTGGGAACGGAAGCCACGGCAGAGGCGTGTATAGATGCTATGCTGAAGCAGGATGATGGAACGGGCCTTTACCTTTGGGAATTTTTTAAAAATACCGCAAAGGAAGTTGGTGTGACAAAAGGTTTGGATATGGACACCTTTTTTACGGAGCTAAAAGAGCGTAAAGGTTCTTGTGTTCTGCCAAGAATTAAGCCTGAGGAAAAGGGGCTGTATTTGGGCGGTGGCGTTGCTTTGAGCGATACAAAGCTGCTTACGTTTTTGGATGACAAAGAGGAGCAGGGTTACTTGCTTTTGTTAGGAGAGGCCGAGGGTGCGGTTTTAGATGCCCAGTCAGATGGCAAAATAATTCCATTGAGAATTGCCCGCAGTCATGTAAAATATGATTTTAATATCCAGCAGAATGGAACAACCACCTGTAACATTCATTTGCGATTATATGGAGAGCTTTTGGGAAATACCAACACAGATGCTTTTAGCGAAGAAGGCTCCAAGAAAATGGAGAAACTTTTCAACGAAATTATAAAATCTGAGGTAGAAAAAACCCTAGAAGTCGGCAAAGAGTATAACACATCAGAATTTCTTGGTTTGGCAGTGCGTTTACGTCGAGAAAATCCCCAGTATTCAGGCGATTTTTGGAAGGATGTAACAATTACCATTGAGCCGGAGATGAAAATTCGAGATACTGGAAGAATACGTTG